CGTCACAAGGTTGATAAGGCTGGATTTACCGGCGTTGCGTCTTCCGTAGAAACCTATGTGAAGTCTGTTTGCACGTGGAGTGTCCTGCATGTTGTCCTCCTTTTAATGTAACTTTGACCGATTGCCGCCTGTAAGTCCTTTGCGCGGTTTCGGCACCGGTTTTTTTAAGCAGCCCGTCCGGATGATCGGCTGTTTAAATCGAGATTATATTTTATGTATGCGCAGTTATTTTTTTGATACAGCTGCCTTAACTGTAACATCGGCAATTTTCCCCAACTGTCCGGTCAGAGCGCTGATCTCATCAGGAGTGCCGTCGAGCACGACAGAGATGACGTTAACACCTCGCTCCCTGTACGGGATGCCGAGCCTTCCGACGATCAGCCTGCCAAACTTATGCAGCACATCATTGACT
This genomic window from Synergistaceae bacterium contains:
- a CDS encoding iron-only hydrogenase system regulator, which produces MEDKKIGVAAIIIEDAASAHEVNDVLHKFGRLIVGRLGIPYRERGVNVISVVLDGTPDEISALTGQLGKIADVTVKAAVSKK